Proteins from a single region of Mytilus trossulus isolate FHL-02 chromosome 2, PNRI_Mtr1.1.1.hap1, whole genome shotgun sequence:
- the LOC134707176 gene encoding nuclear factor erythroid 2-related factor 2-like isoform X3, giving the protein MMEIEPVMSVDNTSLTQDLDLIEVLWRQDIDLGIGKEVFDINLRKELEREREIEIQKEQIKKKEEELLRIKLEEQRRQQEQQWRSENFTRDGETGEWVPVGGRNRIPPPPQTSQQLQQVPQQQNVQNGQYQNYMPYENTMPVMNEMPQSSGEYMMPTHVEPQYQSLRIPHENVDQQQTQQQNMTNFIPQQTNYNQTNPYNQGESFEERWQDIVSMLNLSQNNSGNMYNGMPQSMHALMGHNASMYNQSDMSSPLMQLIQSVPAAGRDNQSSAMIQNITMPTAGDNQSSVLLQNASMPVPPMNNSMNPSYNSFDNSGTCQQNGNFTPSNPDCGMTSQRDFETGDLLFLNDSSPMNQTESLKEVEELLPDIINTENLTDYNITELALNDGLRSMHMLDEESSESGVSMGSSGSPVQDNFSDSVMSPFDGAGGATGGQDYGESPNYKGPNFNNNNNNNNKNYNGYNNSDSQSNCSSVSNDTDYQIDMTRSKHIHHNHSYPLQPGQEPKEYKKYTYNNDKPRQKGPHCRDKKRIAELNIPLTLDQVIESPVEEFNEILQMHKFSDQQLQLIRDIRRRGKNKVAAQNCRKRKMDVIVDLEDNMSSLRERRDRLLAERHTIDKQAREMKDKFGVLYREIFQSLRDENGRPYDPQFYSLQQSSDGNVFLVPRNMTADEQQAKLNKKVKKEKEK; this is encoded by the exons ATGATGGAAATAGAACCTGTTATGTCGGTAGATAATACTTCTCTGACACAA GATCTTGATCTCATTGAGGTACTATGGAGGCAGGATATAGATCTCGGGATAGGAAAGGAGGTGTTCGACATCAACCTAAGGAAAGAGCTAGAGAGAGAACGAGAAATAGAGATACAAAAAGAACAAATCAAA AAAAAGGAGGAAGAACTGTTGAGAATAAAACTTGAAGAACAGCGCCGTCAACAGGAACAGCAATGGAGATCAGAGAATTTTACTAGAGATGGAGaaactg GTGAATGGGTGCCTGTAGGTGGAAGAAATAGAATTCCCCCACCCCCTCAGACTTCTCAACAACTGCAGCAAGTCCCACAGCAGCAAAATGTACAGAATGGTCAATACCAG AACTATATGCCCTATGAAAACACTATGCCTGTGATGAATGAAATGCCACAGTCCTCTGGAGAATATATGATGCCAACCCATGTAGAGCCTCAATATCAGTCCCTTAGGATACCTCATGAGAATGTAGATCAGCAGCAGACACAGCAGCAAAATATGACAAATTTCATTCcacaacaaacaaattataatcAG ACAAATCCATACAATCAGGGAGAAAGCTTCGAGGAACGGTGGCAAGATATTGTCAGTATGTTGAATTTGTCCCAGAATAATTCAGGAAACATGTACAATGGTATGCCTCAAAGTATGCATGCTTTGATGGGTCATAATGCTAGCATGTACAACCAATCAGATATGTCATCACCTCTTATGCAGTTAATCCAGTCAGTACCAGCAGCAGGTAGAGACAACCAATCATCTGCCATGATACAAAATATTACCATGCCAACAGCTGGAGACAACCAGTCATCAGTGTTATTGCAGAATGCTTCAATGCCTGTTCCACCTATGAATAATTCCATGAATCCATCTTACAATTCATTCGACAACTCAG gTACTTGCCAGCAAAATGGTAATTTCACACCCTCAAATCCAGATTGTGGTATGACAAGCCAGCGTGATTTTGAGACTGGTGATCTTCTTTTCCTCAATGATAGTAGTCCCATGAATCAAACAGAATCCTTGAAAGAAGTAGAAGAGCTACTGCCTGACATCATTAACACTGAAAATTTAACAGATTACAACATTACTGAGTTGGCCTTAAATGATGGCTTGCGTTCCATGCATATGCTTGACGAAGAGAGTAGTGAGTCAGGAGTATCTATGGGTAGTTCTGGATCACCAGTACaa GATAACTTCAGTGACTCCGTTATGTCTCCTTTTGATGGTGCAGGTGGAGCAACTGGGGGTCAAGATTATGGTGAATCACCAAATTACAAAGGTCccaattttaataacaataataataataacaacaaaaattacaatGGGTACAACAACAGTGATAGCCAATCAAATTGTTCCTCTGTATCTAATGATACTGATTACCAAATAGACATGACAAGATCCAAGCATATTCATCATAATCATTCTTACCCGCTACAGCCAGGACAGGAACCCAAAGAGTACAAGAAATATACATACAACAACGATAAACCTAGGCAGAAAGGACCACACTGTCGTGACAAAAAACGCATTGCTGAATTGAACATTCCACTGACTCTTGATCAAGTTATTGAATCACCAGTGGAAGAATTCAACGAAATTTTGCAGATGCATAAATTTTCTGATCAGCAGCTTCAACTGATCAGAGATATCAGACGCAGAGGCAAAAATAAAGTTGCTGCCCAAAACTGCAGGAAACGCAAGATGGATGTGATTGTAGATCTAGAGGACAATATGTCTTCCCTACGTGAGAGAAGAGATCGACTTTTAGCGGAGCGACACACGATTGACAAGCAAGCAAGGGAAATGAAAGACAAATTTGGAGTCCTGTACAGAGAAATTTTCCAGTCCTTACGTGATGAAAATGGAAGACCATATGATCCCCAGTTTTATTCCTTACAGCAATCCAGTGATGGCAATGTTTTCCTTGTACCACGAAATATGACAGCAGATGAACAACAAGcaaaacttaacaaaaaagTGAAGAAAGAAAAGGAAAAGTAG
- the LOC134707176 gene encoding nuclear factor erythroid 2-related factor 2-like isoform X2 yields the protein MLKDYFVDGLVQIAIVLSLLRTDLNNYMNIHYVNYPEVQEIILGSSAALAPTNFINNNINSFYGSGNPKSIYSDLTYQNLIQDLRSLRRFSVWQRSHSAQQIETFLVGLNNLPEIARAPAVEQNNNNNVQSETNTDDQSEVESSNNNQNLDSNDNVQYEEVVLGVDSTCSTSSSVSSSVNSQYEIQFDGLSREDLDLIEVLWRQDIDLGIGKEVFDINLRKELEREREIEIQKEQIKKKEEELLRIKLEEQRRQQEQQWRSENFTRDGETGEWVPVGGRNRIPPPPQTSQQLQQVPQQQNVQNGQYQNYMPYENTMPVMNEMPQSSGEYMMPTHVEPQYQSLRIPHENVDQQQTQQQNMTNFIPQQTNYNQTNPYNQGESFEERWQDIVSMLNLSQNNSGNMYNGMPQSMHALMGHNASMYNQSDMSSPLMQLIQSVPAAAGDNQSSVLLQNASMPVPPMNNSMNPSYNSFDNSGTCQQNGNFTPSNPDCGMTSQRDFETGDLLFLNDSSPMNQTESLKEVEELLPDIINTENLTDYNITELALNDGLRSMHMLDEESSESGVSMGSSGSPVQDNFSDSVMSPFDGAGGATGGQDYGESPNYKGPNFNNNNNNNNKNYNGYNNSDSQSNCSSVSNDTDYQIDMTRSKHIHHNHSYPLQPGQEPKEYKKYTYNNDKPRQKGPHCRDKKRIAELNIPLTLDQVIESPVEEFNEILQMHKFSDQQLQLIRDIRRRGKNKVAAQNCRKRKMDVIVDLEDNMSSLRERRDRLLAERHTIDKQAREMKDKFGVLYREIFQSLRDENGRPYDPQFYSLQQSSDGNVFLVPRNMTADEQQAKLNKKVKKEKEK from the exons ATGCTTAAAGACTACTTTGTTGATGGACTTGTGCAAATTGCCATAGTTCTGAGTTTGTTGAGGACTGACTTGAATAACTACATGAACATTCACTATGTAAATTACCCAGAAGTGCAAGAAATTATTCTTGGATCATCAGCTGCATTAGCTCCAACTAACTTCATCAACAACAACATCAATTCTTTCTATGGCAGTGGTAATCCTAAATCAATTTACAGTGATTTGACATATCAAAATCTTATTCAAGATTTACGTTCTTTAAGACGATTTTCTGTTTGGCAAAGATCTCATTCAGCTCAACAAATAGAAACATTTCTGGTTGGTTTGAATAATTTACCAGAAATTGCAAGGGCACCAGCTGTAGAGcaaaacaacaataataatGTACAATCAGAAACAAACACTGATGACCAAAGTGAGGTTGAATCAAGCAACAACAATCAGAACTTAGATAGCAATGATAATGTGCAATATGAAGAAGTTGTTCTTGGTGTTGACAGTACATGTAGCACAAGTAGCTCTGTCTCTTCGAGTGTAAATAGTCAATATGAAATTCAGTTTGATGGTCTGTCAAGGGAG GATCTTGATCTCATTGAGGTACTATGGAGGCAGGATATAGATCTCGGGATAGGAAAGGAGGTGTTCGACATCAACCTAAGGAAAGAGCTAGAGAGAGAACGAGAAATAGAGATACAAAAAGAACAAATCAAA AAAAAGGAGGAAGAACTGTTGAGAATAAAACTTGAAGAACAGCGCCGTCAACAGGAACAGCAATGGAGATCAGAGAATTTTACTAGAGATGGAGaaactg GTGAATGGGTGCCTGTAGGTGGAAGAAATAGAATTCCCCCACCCCCTCAGACTTCTCAACAACTGCAGCAAGTCCCACAGCAGCAAAATGTACAGAATGGTCAATACCAG AACTATATGCCCTATGAAAACACTATGCCTGTGATGAATGAAATGCCACAGTCCTCTGGAGAATATATGATGCCAACCCATGTAGAGCCTCAATATCAGTCCCTTAGGATACCTCATGAGAATGTAGATCAGCAGCAGACACAGCAGCAAAATATGACAAATTTCATTCcacaacaaacaaattataatcAG ACAAATCCATACAATCAGGGAGAAAGCTTCGAGGAACGGTGGCAAGATATTGTCAGTATGTTGAATTTGTCCCAGAATAATTCAGGAAACATGTACAATGGTATGCCTCAAAGTATGCATGCTTTGATGGGTCATAATGCTAGCATGTACAACCAATCAGATATGTCATCACCTCTTATGCAGTTAATCCAGTCAGTACCAGCAGCAG CTGGAGACAACCAGTCATCAGTGTTATTGCAGAATGCTTCAATGCCTGTTCCACCTATGAATAATTCCATGAATCCATCTTACAATTCATTCGACAACTCAG gTACTTGCCAGCAAAATGGTAATTTCACACCCTCAAATCCAGATTGTGGTATGACAAGCCAGCGTGATTTTGAGACTGGTGATCTTCTTTTCCTCAATGATAGTAGTCCCATGAATCAAACAGAATCCTTGAAAGAAGTAGAAGAGCTACTGCCTGACATCATTAACACTGAAAATTTAACAGATTACAACATTACTGAGTTGGCCTTAAATGATGGCTTGCGTTCCATGCATATGCTTGACGAAGAGAGTAGTGAGTCAGGAGTATCTATGGGTAGTTCTGGATCACCAGTACaa GATAACTTCAGTGACTCCGTTATGTCTCCTTTTGATGGTGCAGGTGGAGCAACTGGGGGTCAAGATTATGGTGAATCACCAAATTACAAAGGTCccaattttaataacaataataataataacaacaaaaattacaatGGGTACAACAACAGTGATAGCCAATCAAATTGTTCCTCTGTATCTAATGATACTGATTACCAAATAGACATGACAAGATCCAAGCATATTCATCATAATCATTCTTACCCGCTACAGCCAGGACAGGAACCCAAAGAGTACAAGAAATATACATACAACAACGATAAACCTAGGCAGAAAGGACCACACTGTCGTGACAAAAAACGCATTGCTGAATTGAACATTCCACTGACTCTTGATCAAGTTATTGAATCACCAGTGGAAGAATTCAACGAAATTTTGCAGATGCATAAATTTTCTGATCAGCAGCTTCAACTGATCAGAGATATCAGACGCAGAGGCAAAAATAAAGTTGCTGCCCAAAACTGCAGGAAACGCAAGATGGATGTGATTGTAGATCTAGAGGACAATATGTCTTCCCTACGTGAGAGAAGAGATCGACTTTTAGCGGAGCGACACACGATTGACAAGCAAGCAAGGGAAATGAAAGACAAATTTGGAGTCCTGTACAGAGAAATTTTCCAGTCCTTACGTGATGAAAATGGAAGACCATATGATCCCCAGTTTTATTCCTTACAGCAATCCAGTGATGGCAATGTTTTCCTTGTACCACGAAATATGACAGCAGATGAACAACAAGcaaaacttaacaaaaaagTGAAGAAAGAAAAGGAAAAGTAG
- the LOC134707176 gene encoding endoplasmic reticulum membrane sensor NFE2L1-like isoform X1, translating to MLKDYFVDGLVQIAIVLSLLRTDLNNYMNIHYVNYPEVQEIILGSSAALAPTNFINNNINSFYGSGNPKSIYSDLTYQNLIQDLRSLRRFSVWQRSHSAQQIETFLVGLNNLPEIARAPAVEQNNNNNVQSETNTDDQSEVESSNNNQNLDSNDNVQYEEVVLGVDSTCSTSSSVSSSVNSQYEIQFDGLSREDLDLIEVLWRQDIDLGIGKEVFDINLRKELEREREIEIQKEQIKKKEEELLRIKLEEQRRQQEQQWRSENFTRDGETGEWVPVGGRNRIPPPPQTSQQLQQVPQQQNVQNGQYQNYMPYENTMPVMNEMPQSSGEYMMPTHVEPQYQSLRIPHENVDQQQTQQQNMTNFIPQQTNYNQTNPYNQGESFEERWQDIVSMLNLSQNNSGNMYNGMPQSMHALMGHNASMYNQSDMSSPLMQLIQSVPAAGRDNQSSAMIQNITMPTAGDNQSSVLLQNASMPVPPMNNSMNPSYNSFDNSGTCQQNGNFTPSNPDCGMTSQRDFETGDLLFLNDSSPMNQTESLKEVEELLPDIINTENLTDYNITELALNDGLRSMHMLDEESSESGVSMGSSGSPVQDNFSDSVMSPFDGAGGATGGQDYGESPNYKGPNFNNNNNNNNKNYNGYNNSDSQSNCSSVSNDTDYQIDMTRSKHIHHNHSYPLQPGQEPKEYKKYTYNNDKPRQKGPHCRDKKRIAELNIPLTLDQVIESPVEEFNEILQMHKFSDQQLQLIRDIRRRGKNKVAAQNCRKRKMDVIVDLEDNMSSLRERRDRLLAERHTIDKQAREMKDKFGVLYREIFQSLRDENGRPYDPQFYSLQQSSDGNVFLVPRNMTADEQQAKLNKKVKKEKEK from the exons ATGCTTAAAGACTACTTTGTTGATGGACTTGTGCAAATTGCCATAGTTCTGAGTTTGTTGAGGACTGACTTGAATAACTACATGAACATTCACTATGTAAATTACCCAGAAGTGCAAGAAATTATTCTTGGATCATCAGCTGCATTAGCTCCAACTAACTTCATCAACAACAACATCAATTCTTTCTATGGCAGTGGTAATCCTAAATCAATTTACAGTGATTTGACATATCAAAATCTTATTCAAGATTTACGTTCTTTAAGACGATTTTCTGTTTGGCAAAGATCTCATTCAGCTCAACAAATAGAAACATTTCTGGTTGGTTTGAATAATTTACCAGAAATTGCAAGGGCACCAGCTGTAGAGcaaaacaacaataataatGTACAATCAGAAACAAACACTGATGACCAAAGTGAGGTTGAATCAAGCAACAACAATCAGAACTTAGATAGCAATGATAATGTGCAATATGAAGAAGTTGTTCTTGGTGTTGACAGTACATGTAGCACAAGTAGCTCTGTCTCTTCGAGTGTAAATAGTCAATATGAAATTCAGTTTGATGGTCTGTCAAGGGAG GATCTTGATCTCATTGAGGTACTATGGAGGCAGGATATAGATCTCGGGATAGGAAAGGAGGTGTTCGACATCAACCTAAGGAAAGAGCTAGAGAGAGAACGAGAAATAGAGATACAAAAAGAACAAATCAAA AAAAAGGAGGAAGAACTGTTGAGAATAAAACTTGAAGAACAGCGCCGTCAACAGGAACAGCAATGGAGATCAGAGAATTTTACTAGAGATGGAGaaactg GTGAATGGGTGCCTGTAGGTGGAAGAAATAGAATTCCCCCACCCCCTCAGACTTCTCAACAACTGCAGCAAGTCCCACAGCAGCAAAATGTACAGAATGGTCAATACCAG AACTATATGCCCTATGAAAACACTATGCCTGTGATGAATGAAATGCCACAGTCCTCTGGAGAATATATGATGCCAACCCATGTAGAGCCTCAATATCAGTCCCTTAGGATACCTCATGAGAATGTAGATCAGCAGCAGACACAGCAGCAAAATATGACAAATTTCATTCcacaacaaacaaattataatcAG ACAAATCCATACAATCAGGGAGAAAGCTTCGAGGAACGGTGGCAAGATATTGTCAGTATGTTGAATTTGTCCCAGAATAATTCAGGAAACATGTACAATGGTATGCCTCAAAGTATGCATGCTTTGATGGGTCATAATGCTAGCATGTACAACCAATCAGATATGTCATCACCTCTTATGCAGTTAATCCAGTCAGTACCAGCAGCAGGTAGAGACAACCAATCATCTGCCATGATACAAAATATTACCATGCCAACAGCTGGAGACAACCAGTCATCAGTGTTATTGCAGAATGCTTCAATGCCTGTTCCACCTATGAATAATTCCATGAATCCATCTTACAATTCATTCGACAACTCAG gTACTTGCCAGCAAAATGGTAATTTCACACCCTCAAATCCAGATTGTGGTATGACAAGCCAGCGTGATTTTGAGACTGGTGATCTTCTTTTCCTCAATGATAGTAGTCCCATGAATCAAACAGAATCCTTGAAAGAAGTAGAAGAGCTACTGCCTGACATCATTAACACTGAAAATTTAACAGATTACAACATTACTGAGTTGGCCTTAAATGATGGCTTGCGTTCCATGCATATGCTTGACGAAGAGAGTAGTGAGTCAGGAGTATCTATGGGTAGTTCTGGATCACCAGTACaa GATAACTTCAGTGACTCCGTTATGTCTCCTTTTGATGGTGCAGGTGGAGCAACTGGGGGTCAAGATTATGGTGAATCACCAAATTACAAAGGTCccaattttaataacaataataataataacaacaaaaattacaatGGGTACAACAACAGTGATAGCCAATCAAATTGTTCCTCTGTATCTAATGATACTGATTACCAAATAGACATGACAAGATCCAAGCATATTCATCATAATCATTCTTACCCGCTACAGCCAGGACAGGAACCCAAAGAGTACAAGAAATATACATACAACAACGATAAACCTAGGCAGAAAGGACCACACTGTCGTGACAAAAAACGCATTGCTGAATTGAACATTCCACTGACTCTTGATCAAGTTATTGAATCACCAGTGGAAGAATTCAACGAAATTTTGCAGATGCATAAATTTTCTGATCAGCAGCTTCAACTGATCAGAGATATCAGACGCAGAGGCAAAAATAAAGTTGCTGCCCAAAACTGCAGGAAACGCAAGATGGATGTGATTGTAGATCTAGAGGACAATATGTCTTCCCTACGTGAGAGAAGAGATCGACTTTTAGCGGAGCGACACACGATTGACAAGCAAGCAAGGGAAATGAAAGACAAATTTGGAGTCCTGTACAGAGAAATTTTCCAGTCCTTACGTGATGAAAATGGAAGACCATATGATCCCCAGTTTTATTCCTTACAGCAATCCAGTGATGGCAATGTTTTCCTTGTACCACGAAATATGACAGCAGATGAACAACAAGcaaaacttaacaaaaaagTGAAGAAAGAAAAGGAAAAGTAG
- the LOC134707178 gene encoding sperm microtubule inner protein 11-like, translating to MSFFGLSQLGYQNTIREGSARSKADPLRSKTQLGFIALPPLQDKNPAKRSIVPINQVSGYGPGPQGSHVEHTRMRTKHIRNPQEPYDIYRIPLGTSQQYGWWRTREPLKQNEPWTYVKRQVHVNSEMTRFVNEMSLTNREFTLF from the exons ATGTCTTTTTTCGGACTCTCTCAGCTAGGGTACCAAAATACGATACGAGAAGGCTCTGCTCGCTCAAAGGCTGATCCCTTAAGGTCAAAGACACAACTGGGATTTATTGCATTGCCGCCGTTACAGGACAAAAACCCTGCAAAaagatccattgttccaatTAACCAAGTATCTGGATATGGTCCAGGACCACAAGGCTCACACGTAGAACATACCCGCATGAGAACGAAACATATCAGAAACCCACAAG aGCCATACGACATATACAGAATACCTCTAGGCACTTCACAACAATATGGATGGTGGCGAACTCGGGAACCTCTTAAGCAAAACGAACCGTGGACATATGTAAAGCGACAAGTTCACGTAAACAGTGAGATGACACG attcgTAAATGAGATGAGCCTTACCAACAGAGAATTTACATTATTCTAA